DNA from Ziziphus jujuba cultivar Dongzao chromosome 2, ASM3175591v1:
AGCTTTCTGTCGATGATCCCACAGAAAAGATAAACAACAAGAAAAGGTTCTTATaacaataaagaaattaaaaatataaataaataaaactaaagactaataaaaatattttctaggaaagaaattgaaacaaataataacttgaataaaatgaataatgctAAACAAATCATTCAAATCAAAGGAAAACAAGGCGTTTGAAAGTCATGTAACTGCTTATCTTAGTGTTACCAACTTTGATTCCTTTACATTACTCAATTGCATGTTTCACTTCCCAAACGAACAATTAGAAAATATGAAGCTGAAGATCTTAAGGAAAACATATGTATTTGTTTAAGAAACCTCTTTTAAGTACAACAAACAAGATATAAATTATAGGCTATCCAAAAGCAACAATATATCAATTTGCGCAATAAAGAATCAAGCCATAAATATttctcaaatttattttataagttaTCTAAGATCAACATTATTATGGGGACAATATTATAGTGAAAGTCAaacttataaaacaaataattttagacAATTAGAATCATAACATTAATCACATAAAAAGAGCATGGTTggatttatatgaaattaaaaaaatataaattctagaataaatatattaaaaattaacaaagagtttaacataaacaaaaatataatcatTCGTCCTATCCTTTTGAAGACTTCAAAAAGATATCTTACAAGGGTTCCACgttgaaaacaaagagaaaacaggtttccaaggtcctatatatagcACTCATCTCATTGAaaaaagatatacaagtttagagagttatttaggaGTTTTTAGAAGGCttgaatagaaacaaaccatATTTTAGGAGTTTCTTAAGTTTTCTTAagggttttaatattttagggTTTTAGTGTTTTGGGAGATCAACTGGAGAGCTTAGAGAATACATAGACGTGGGATTTCTTGGAAAAGAATGACATGGCCTGGAGATCTTTTGGATGATTTCTTCACtaatttttattctcttctcttctttttttagttGTAAACCTTgttgatttttaataattatggatgttgaatttatttttgccaTGAATGGATTATCATAGCTAGgactatgatgtagccctaattatgaaggtttaattactttaatatatgttgagttttatttaattagtgatatattttgttaataaatcatcaGTATGCTTAGTGCTTTCATAGGCTGGaaggaataaataatttaataatattaaaacttggaaaaggataaaattatggatctacaatgatttgcatgaatgcataattgattgaaaaatagttaagtctcatgccatattatttgtttaatttatgcttaatgaatttgcatgatttaatttgtaGGCTGGGAGGAATAAATTAGATcatgtgaatattattaattatgagtggaaaatatgttttattaactttatgattaagtgtggttaaaaaaattactagttaattaaattcacatatttaaatagttaaattggaatatttagtggtgaaatcaaatgccgtaatcttcataattattaaattcactctcttacttgaaCTCGATTTAGTTttgattgattgcttttgtttagttagtttaattaattttcaattgtcatcttaattgctagtttaaatattaccaaaacctaatggTCGttagtacttaattcttaatcattTGGGTACGAAAAATCCTATTTTtctactttattacttgaaaacaattGATGCACTTGTGAGTTAATTTTACACGTCAAATTTTTGGCACCGTTGCCTTGGATTAAGgtgttaatattaatttggattgggtttagtagtactttagATATTGTCTTTCttgtttttaacttttgtttttgtttgttattttcaattttagtttgcactttagagtttaattttaattgtttgcttgttaacttgcaattaattttaacttttgttttatgaaTATTCTCTTTTTAGGATAATCTGGAATATCAAGCAGCTTATAGTCATCAACTTTATTGGAATTATGGggtgccaactagttctccaagtaAAATTTTTATCGAGTTATGAAAGGAACTTGCAACTATGTCTAAACAAGTTGCAGATTTTGATgttcaagctataacatgtaAATGGTGTGAAGGAAATCATTTAAGTGTAGATTatcaagtgggaaatcctttttGCTTAGGATGACTCATTAGAGGAGTTTACAAAGCAACATAACTTTTATTCCAACACATATAATTCCAGATGGAGTGACTCATAAAGTTATCCATGGTACGACAATTCAAATCTTCCAAACACTTTCCAAATGTTACGCATAGAGTGATTTGTAATCTTAAGATCAATATTCCTCAAGTACAATCTTGCAAGTTCGATTGGAGCAACCAATGAGAACTTTTCCACAAGAAACTCAAGAAAACTTAGAAAGAAGCATGGAGATTAGTTCCAATAAGCAAGTTGATAAATTTGAATTCTTTTAAGAACCATATAATGATGAAAAAGGGTTTGAGGAACATATAGAGGAGTCTATAAGAAGTGACATGGAACagaaatcttcaattttggagaGGTTTAATGAGGTGGAACAAATGACCAAGATTACCCGTCAGAAGAAGTTTCTCAATGCATTATCACTAGGTCATGGGAATCTTCTAatttccttcaaatttattgCAAAAAGGCCTAAAGATTACAAGAAGACAAGTCAATGAATCAATTAAGCCAAGATTTGTCTAAATTAGATGGGGATAAAGTTATGGATGCATATCatgaagattgcttaccaacaaattctaaatctcaaattttcaagtcaaatatCAGATTTTCAGGAGCCAAAATGTATATACATGCTTCAAATATGTAATGGAGGctgaatgcatcccaaaagaagacaaacaaagcattttttgGACCTAAAGAAATCCAACTTGCTACAAAGAAAGTTCAACTCATACTTTTaattcaaattgagacttagATAGTATAAGGAGTTAAAAGATTTCgaaggccacaagattatcattATGCATATTTAATCCACGTTgagcttggacaatattatgaggatgatataatttacatatttaatccaCATTGCACATAAAAAGGGGGAAGTCAAGCTGATGACCTTAAACGAGTGCTTTTAGATGGCAACCCAAATTTCTTTCTTAACCTTTCATTTATTTGTATCAAAGCCAagattattttagttatttttagtttttttcttgtttttatgaTGTTTTGATATGTTTTATTTGAGTTCTTGTAAGTTTTAAAGATGTGTAGGTGCAAAAAAGCAAAAGATggattttaagaattttgagGTTCAAGCTAGATCTTTGgagtacaatcactttgaataTATATTGGAGTGCATCAACTTGCACCGGCACATGCCTTTTTCTTTGGTCGCATGGTGTGTAAGGAAAATGCGTCATGTAGGTTTTTTCCAAGTTTTCACAATACGAGGtgcattccatgtcttcaaagggtaGTATTCTTTACATTCTACTTatgtttgctttattttatgtttttcacaatgaggacattgatcattttaagtttggaggTAAAACCCATGCTTTGTATCTTCTAAATCTTGTCTTTTAAGTGCTTTTATTAGTCTTTATGCATATtagttttgacttttattttccttcatacaagttttgaaaaatcaaaagaaacttTTACTTTtagtgtgtgtttgtgtttttcccgattattattattgaaaaatcaaggaatttttttgtttttgtgttgttttcttaagtactttaatgagccaatgataagattatgattaaaataaattggttttttgaTAGTGGAAATGTTTCTATGTATGCTTAAATGCCTGAAGTTATATTCACATCTTGTTACTTTTAATagattttgagcacataatcaataatgcatgatttagattgtgttttggaGAAGGTTTTCATGAATTatagtactttattattaactGAAAtttagaacttgcttgattattgcttgagacGAAATCCAAGGTAAATGCATTACTAAAAACATGATTTAGACCATCTTTATTGAGTTTCAGCGTTTTATGCctacttaaatattattatccactagtaccttatatgagactttaggatgcataaagttACATATTAGAGCCTTTTTTCATTAaaccacatttacttaccctttataagacttaaatttctttttcctaccttgaacatactgtAAATAgagttttaattgaattgatgtgaatatatgcttgttagTTTTCTGAAgtgttggaagaaaaaaaaatgaaaagtgaaGTTTGAatgttaagtatttggtgaatttggctctaaaATGTCTTTTGTATAAATTGAAGGTTTTGAATgtgtaataaaaagaaaaaataagtttgcaggtttagtggaaaagaaaaggaaaaaagaaagagaagaaaaagaagagaaaagaaaagcaaaacaattatggtaaaaaaaaatttgatttgaataaaaaaaaatatgataaaaaggagaaatagaAGATTTGTGAACTTATATTGGAAGTTACATGAAATTAAAgtaaggaaaaagagaaaaaaaaaaagtctaagaAAGACAACAATTTAATACGTAATTTATTTATCGACATTTAATTttggctttctttctttgattttttatattttattattttcttccttttagtTGTATCgtttagccttaacaatagaagtCATAAAGTCCTAATGAATTAAGATGGTGCATTAGCCTATATTAGTGGAGAATAATAACTAAGTCAaacatatggtagttcatattttattgttaatctCTAATTCCTATAGATTTATTCAAATGCATAATAttgagtgtataaattgatttcctcACACACACATtagaagtatcatatatgttggatgaaAGATAGGATATTGAGCTACGTAATTACTTTGAAACtacttaaaaattaatatatcatgcaatctttgaggcaccccattaaagtatcttatgttttttaaaaagttttattttcttattcttctttctttgttagGGACTAgtaaatcttaagtttggggatATTTGTTAAGtctaaaatattcataattttatgCCATAGCTTTGTATTTGTtagtttttgttaatttgttatcgaaagatacttaattatgtattttttcaatctaggtaaaagatgaagaattttaagaaaacaaccataaaaatgattTCCTTGAATCGAATTATAGTGGGAACCAATATTTGAGCTCAAACAGACCaagcattaaaaataatcataaagattccaaaaaaattCCTACaagatttcataaaattttcattaagaaTTTCATAATGGAAGCAGATGCCATATAAAACCTCATGATCTGATGATTATgaatatcacattattttcaGATTCTAAGATGCAAGCAAAAAAATATCATTGTTTGAAGCACAGAATTTATAAAGAGAAGATTCAAATTCAATCTACACTATTGATCAGGAGAGAAAATCAAGACAATCCAAGAACCAAGATTAGGACAAACGAtgataattagttaattttgtCATTAATGAAACACATGTCATGTTACATGCTTTATTAAaggtaaattatataaattaacaatttttctaCAAGAAactagagaaaaggaaagttgtGGGGAGTAAGTACTATCAAAgagttttcttttacatttgaaattcgtccaaccttTTGAAGGCTTAAAAAAGGTGTTTTGCATGAATCTCATATtgaaaacaaagagagaaaatggTCCCCaagatcttatatatatagctcTCATCtcattgaaagaaaatatataagtttagagagttatttaagagtttTTAGAATGTTTGaatagaaacaaacaaaattttgggagtttcttaaGTTCTCTTAAAAGTTTTAATATTTAGGATTTTAAATTTGGGAGATCAATTGGAGTGCTTTGGAGAGCTTCTAGAGGATTTCTTCactaatttttattctattctctcatctctttaattgtgattttttttttttaataattatggatgttgaatttatgTTTTACTGTGAACTAATTATCATAGTTAAggttatgatgtagccctaactatgaaagtTTAATTACTTGAgtatatgttgaattttatttaatcagtgatatgttttgttaataaatcattggtatacttaatgatTTCATAAATCCGAATgaatgaataattttaataatatttatgcttagaaaagaataatattatggatctgcAATGACTTACATAAatcataattgattggaaaatagttaaatCTCAtgctatattatttgtttaatctatgcttaatgaatttggatgatttaatttataagcCGGAAAGATTAAATTAAGTTaagtgaatattatcaattgtaagTGGAaattacttttgattaattttctaattaagtgtggttaataaaattactaattaattaaattcacatatttaagtaattaaattgaaatatttagtggtgaaagcaaatgccctagtattcataattattaaattcactctCTTGCTTGAACTTGATTtagttttaattgattatttttgtttagttttagtttaattcatttttcagTTATTATCTTAATTGctagtttaaatattatcaaaacttaATTGTATTTAGCACTTAatttttaatcccttggttACAACAATCTTATTTTTCCGTTTTATTACTTGTAAACGATTTGTGCACTTACAAATTGATGTTACacataaaaaacatataaaaaaaattcaaaaattgagaaatcaaataaataattaagtttagatAGGTTACATCATTGAGAAAAATGCTCACTAGTCAACGTGGAAGAAAATTGCTAGCCTGTAGGTTTACCAAAACTAAATTTCAATTATACCAAAAAGAATCATTATGTAAAGATATCAATTTTATGTCCCAAAAATTCactaaaaatagaataatttttaaataatacattcataaaataaaattttatcaaattaaacaaCATTTTTAACAAatgtcattaattaattaataggaaATGGTTCTAATCATTAATGatatttgatttctttatttttaattttggagtGATAAGTTCAATTGATGTTTATAACAACaacttattaatataataattgaatcaaattaatttaatttgcacTCTTCCATGTGGTTATGGTTACTCACCAtaaccattttatattttatatacttgTAAgtgaaaatttcacaataaattTTTGACATCATTGCTAGGGGAGGTATGtatttttagttaatttgtttaattcaaatattatattaattatctcttctTCCCTTTGGTTTGAAATTGAACTAGATTGCATGTTAGAGATTATTATCCAAACTAGCTCGATCACtttgtttgaaaattgattctaatttttttctaatttaattctttgctttcttttttttttcctttttttaatttttgttttcaattttcttctccttcatcttaATCTTGGTTGGGACTACAAACTTGGTGTTGAGATGAAATTTTTCTTCACTAATTTGCTAGGGCTACCGAATTCTCTAtacacattaatttttattagttgcCACACCCTTAcgtaaaaaaatagtaataattattattttcttatttgttttaggataattttggttttgataatattggattggaattaaaaattttgttgcaaaaattttatttcaattttctatATCTACCAAAATTTAGCTTTCCAtattgctttatttttatttttaatatttgtcttTGCATTGTTAGTCATAATAGGATTAAAAAAGTAGCtaggttttatttttagtttccaaAATTACTTTATAACGCCTTATTTCCGTCCAATGCATAGTTCATAAtctgaaaaattttcaatttctcaCACTTTTATTCCCTCTTGCTGCACAATGGAAGgaatttgaagaattttttgtttttgacttATGCTTTTCAGTATTGAGCTTCAAATCGAGTGAGTTTTGGAAACTATTGTTTTCAATTTCAGTTTTCATAGTTCTAAGTTAATTTGCTGCATTTTGCAAGTTTGATTGATTGAGTTTTCAATTTTGTGAATGTTCTTTATAATTGCTGAAAATTTGGAGaacaaaattattgaatttcATCACTCTTGTTGCAAAATTATGGTTTAGGTTTCGTATAGAGTTAAGTTTGCACATTTCTTTttgcaaaaatcaaattttctgtCGCATAATCCATCTAAGTCGCACCTTTCTAGTATTTGAAGatcagaatttcaaaatttgctTACTCCTAAGCATGTTATCGCATATCATAGTTGAATTgtgcaaattttttatttttgtgatttgATTTTAGTTTGCATAAATTTgcatgagattttttgttttaatttttagtttgatTTGTGTTCTAATATTGTTATTAGTTGCCGCATATTCTTAGGGCTTGAGTAGCCATTGGGCATATCTTGGTTAACATAGCGAGAGGGTCATCAGCTATATTTGGGAAATGAATTAGGCTAAATATTGTTCTCATGGAAGCTGTCAATTAGGAAACCAATGATTGCCCATTTTCCCTCTACATTTTGTCGGCATGAACGAAGGAAATGAGCCTTTCgagcaaaacaaattaatacatatacaaacaTGTCCCTCTTTCTTCCTCTCTCATATCTATCTCTCCCTCTTTCACAATGAAGTCCTCTCTGTCTCTCTTATTCTGATTGACCACTCTTTTAACATTATTAGAGGAAAGGCAGTTTGAcccccaataaataaataaataaataaaaataaaagaaagtgatgaaaatgaaaatcattACCCTTGAAAGTGCCTCACGTGAGAAGCATGAGATGAGTTATTTTGGCCTTTTGACAAAAGGATTAATAAGAGTTTGCGATGCgaaataccaaaaaaatttgtttacgGTACAATATGCAAGCCTGGTATTATTTCGGGGAGCAACGATGTCAATTTCTCTAAAATAATTCATCATTATCAACCAAATTTTGATAGTACAACAACATAAAGGTGAAAATTTGTTATTCTATCATAATTGAATACTCATGATTTTGAAACGGCCAAATATGATAATTATTTGATATTCAGATTACAACAATTAACGCTCGCCCAAATCACTCAATTCTGCATTGCCATATAGCAATTTCTGAATACCCATCTTCAGTAGCACAGGCTCGAAACATGCCTGTTGTATTGTAAGGCATTGCGACTTCTCCTGAGGCAGATACAGCAACCAAGCCAACGTTTCCACTTGGAGCACGTTCCTCGATAACACAAGAAGCAGCATCCTTGAGAGAAAGACCTTTGAACTCCATAAGAGCCGCAACATCCCTTGCAACAGTACCTCGTATTATGGCCTCCCCTTTTCCTGTGGCAGAAACTGCACAGAGACTGTTGGCATATGTTCCTGCACCTATGATTGGGGTATCCCCAATTCTTCCAACCATCTTATTAACTAATCCACCAGTTGAAGTTGCGGTAGCTAAATTGCCCTGATTGTCAACTGCCACACATCCTACAGTCCCAATATGGCTATCGCCGTTTGCAACTGGTTTTTCTTTCTCCACAACTTTCTTAATGGGTTGTGTATAATCAATCTGCagatttatttggaaaaaaaaaaaaaaaaaaaaaaagggaaaaaaaagggaaaaaaatataaaagactaTGTGAGAGCACTACATGTTGAAGCTCAGCTTTTCGAGGTCAAACAAAAACTTAGGGAGTAAGCTAAATCTTGATATTGTACAGCTTTAACAGTAATCCATAATGCAATCCATTCAATTCATACAGAACAATTACTttagtcttaaaaaaaaaaaaaaaaaaaaaaaaaacacgacaAAAGAATGAAATGTTAGGAACTTATTGGgctttgccaaaataaaaaataatctcaCAGATATATAACCTTTATGGCAAACCAACTCATTTTCAGAAGTTTCATTAAAATTCAAACGGAAACACATCACAGTTTCAATTTAACTCTctagaaaaaacataaaaagagtATACCTGCACTCTATTGGCCTCCTTTGCCTGCTTTAGCCTTTCGATATTTTCTGGAGTAATGAAGTGGTTTGAATCTACAGTCTCAACACCCTGAAAAATTCACACCaccataataaaagaaaattcagaATTTGACATTGGAAcacttacaaaaatattaattgtacTTGGCAGAGGGAATAACAATAACGACACAGAAAAAGCAAAACAGAGAGAGACAGAAATTATTCAGAGGAAAATGAATTTACAAGCACATCTTATACCCCaagaaaattgttaaattaGCACTTCTCTGATTCAAGCAAGGGCAATATATATACAACAGCAATAgttacttgtttatttatttatttttagtatgAAGGCCTTAAGCTATTGTGCTTGGTTGCAATGGTAAATAAGAAGCATACTGTGACCT
Protein-coding regions in this window:
- the LOC107419071 gene encoding isoaspartyl peptidase/L-asparaginase produces the protein MGWAIALHGGAGDISVSLPAELRLPREAALRHCLQIGVAALKAGRPALDVVELVVRELENIPCFNAGRGSVLTSNGTIEMEACIMDGKTMKCGAVSGLKTVVNAISLARLVMEKTPHIYLAFDGAEAFAREQGVETVDSNHFITPENIERLKQAKEANRVQIDYTQPIKKVVEKEKPVANGDSHIGTVGCVAVDNQGNLATATSTGGLVNKMVGRIGDTPIIGAGTYANSLCAVSATGKGEAIIRGTVARDVAALMEFKGLSLKDAASCVIEERAPSGNVGLVAVSASGEVAMPYNTTGMFRACATEDGYSEIAIWQCRIE